The DNA region AATAACACCAAACCCTTACAGCATTATCTTGACCTGAGAAGGCGGGCACTTGGGCTTGAAACTTATAATAGCTGGGATGGGCTGATCAGCCTTTCCGAGTATAGCCGCGAATATTCCTGGGAAGAAGCATGTGAACTTGTGTTTGAAGCCTTGAAACCCCTGGGCCCTGATTACCAGCAAAGGGTTACTGAAATGTTCTCAGGTGGCTGGATTGATGTATATGAAAGCCAGAGCAAAGAATCCAATCCATATTCCATGAGCGTTTATGGTGTTCATCCTTACATTTTGATGAACTGGAATGGCACATTGAACGATGTTTTCACGCTTGCCCATGAAATCGGACATGCGCTGCACTCACAGTATTCTGATGAAAACCAACCCTTTTCGACCCACAACTACTCAACTTTTGTTGCTGAAGTAGCATCCATCTTCAATGAAGAATTGCTGTTGGATCATCTGCTTAAAAAATCCAATGACCCAAATGAGAAGATTGTTTTGCTGAACCAGGCAATTACGAACCTCGTAGGCACATTTTACCGTCAAAGTTTGTTTGCTGATTTCGAATTTCAGGTGCGAACCATGGTAGAAAATGGCCAGCCTGTAAACCTATCCTCGCTTCAGTCATTGATGAACCGATTGAACGAGGCTTATTATGGCAGTTCAGTTAAAGACCATCCTTACCGCGATATGACCTGGAGCATGGTTATGCATTTTTACCAACTGAAATACTATGTTTACCAATACGCAACCAGCTACGCAGCTTCCTCCCATCTGTTTCATAATATTACTGCTGCTACAGAAAGCCAGCAGCAGCAATCGCTTGATCGCTATATCCGGATGTTAAAATCCGGAGGAAGTGATTATCCGGTGAAATTACTCCAGGATGCCGGTGTTGACATGACCCAACCAGAAACCCTGGAAGCAGTGGTACAAAGGCTTGATGACCTGGTGAACCAGCTTGAAGTTGAGTTGAAAGCTGTGAATAGGATATAGCTTGTTCTGAAGTACATTAAGCAATTTTTCTTAAACAAAAAAGTCAGATTTGTTAAATAATTATTAGTAAGTCCTGGCAGAATTGACCACTGCCAGGGCTTATTGCTTTTCATTCCCTTATTTCCACGCTATCAAATTCAAGCGTGGCTTATACAAGTAATAGTGTTTACCAGTAATGAGTGGACCGCTGATAAAATTGGGGACTACGAAAACATTGCTCATGGTAATGTTATTGCCCGGTGGAATGACTGACTCCTTCTATTCTTAATGATCTCACGAAGATTTTCTCTAAACATTTCTAATAAGCGGTTTGTTTATTCATTCTGTTTAACAAGAATTTTCAGAACTTTAAACAAATGATCCGTACAGTTTTACTTTTCATACTGCTTATTGGAGTTGGAAATATTTTTGCGCAAAGCACGCATGACTTCTATAGCATAAGCCAGCAAACCAACAAAATTGGGATGTACGTTCTGGGAACTTGGGCATTGACCAATATAGCAACCGGGGCTTACGGATGGAACCGTTATGACGGGTCACAAAAATATTTTTACCAGATGAACCTGATGTGGAACGTTGTGAACCTGGGCATTGCAGGTTACGCAATGTACAGTTTTTCGCAATCCGATCCGTTAACCATGACAGCCTCAGAAATGTTGAGCGATCATTTGAGTAAGGAGAATTTGTTTCTGATCAACGCAGGCCTGGATGTGCTATATATGAGCGGAGGTTTTTATATGCGGCACCTTGCCAGGCAGGGCCATAAACGGGCTGAAATGATCAAAGGCTATGGAAACTCAGTCATCCTTCAGGGTGGCTTCCTGATGGCATTCGACCTGGTAATGTATTTCATTCAACGTCAGCACCGTCTGAGTTATGATCCGGGTATTTTCTCTTTAAACTTAGGACTGACTCCTGATGGAATAGGGATGGTGATTGGGCTGTGAGGAAAGATGGGAAGACGGGGAGACCAAGAGACTAAAAGATCTAAACTTCTAAACTTCTAAACTTTTAGACTACTAAACTTACTAAACTTCTAAAGATAATGACTCAACAAACTATTTATGACTTTAATGCCAGGAAGAACAACGGGGAAGAATTTGATTTGTCAGCATATCAGGAGAAAGTGTTGCTGATAGTAAATACAGCCAGCAAATGTGGGTTCACACTACAGTATGCCGGGTTGGAGAAGTTATATGAGGAATTCCGGGAACAAGGCCTGGAAATACTTGCTTTTCCCAGTAACCAGTTCATGAACCAGGAGCCACTGAGCGATAAAGAAATCGCTGATTTCTGCCAATTGAACTATGGTGTGAGTTTTCCCGTTTTTAAGAAAGTGGATGTGAACGGAAAAGATGCGCATCCCTTATTTAAATACCTGAAAAAAGAAGCTCCTGGC from Bacteroidales bacterium includes:
- the pepF gene encoding oligoendopeptidase F, whose amino-acid sequence is MLRKITLLMLAGIFTLSNSSLVLASDNAPTRETAPEKYKWNTSAIYPDWDAWQNDLDKARVMLSHLVSYQGKLGEKPENLLEVLKTNDEASKILYKLYCYPYLQRSVETSNQEVNSRFQDVLAFFSEIGTQTSWITPELLTIPEPTLRSWITDIPGFGPYRFGIEDALRMQEFVLDEDKEKLVSYFSLSTSTPAQVYTELATTDIEFPEVTLSTGESIVASHAEYAKILNYSKNQQDRQLAWEGHISAFNKNASTYASLLNAVYQGDWAKARSKNFNSFLESQLIGNNIPVEVYHNLINTTKNNTKPLQHYLDLRRRALGLETYNSWDGLISLSEYSREYSWEEACELVFEALKPLGPDYQQRVTEMFSGGWIDVYESQSKESNPYSMSVYGVHPYILMNWNGTLNDVFTLAHEIGHALHSQYSDENQPFSTHNYSTFVAEVASIFNEELLLDHLLKKSNDPNEKIVLLNQAITNLVGTFYRQSLFADFEFQVRTMVENGQPVNLSSLQSLMNRLNEAYYGSSVKDHPYRDMTWSMVMHFYQLKYYVYQYATSYAASSHLFHNITAATESQQQQSLDRYIRMLKSGGSDYPVKLLQDAGVDMTQPETLEAVVQRLDDLVNQLEVELKAVNRI
- a CDS encoding glutathione peroxidase codes for the protein MTQQTIYDFNARKNNGEEFDLSAYQEKVLLIVNTASKCGFTLQYAGLEKLYEEFREQGLEILAFPSNQFMNQEPLSDKEIADFCQLNYGVSFPVFKKVDVNGKDAHPLFKYLKKEAPGVLGSQSIKWNFTKFLVGRDGKPVKRYAPATKPKEIKSDIEKYLSTDDDKK